In Methanolobus chelungpuianus, the following proteins share a genomic window:
- a CDS encoding symporter small accessory protein: MLGIDDPQIWLAYVLCFLSAVGCIIYGALKWNDGEEEEEC; this comes from the coding sequence ATGCTTGGAATCGATGACCCGCAAATATGGCTTGCCTATGTTCTTTGTTTCCTGAGTGCTGTAGGATGCATTATCTACGGCGCTCTGAAATGGAATGATGGAGAAGAAGAGGAGGAATGCTGA
- a CDS encoding sodium:solute symporter family protein: MTVSTPVLGIVVLIYMMVIFYLGWLGYKKTQMTEDYMVAGRKMNPYVLAISYGATFISTSAIVGFGGAAGALGMGLLWLALMNILVGIFLAFVIFGKRTRRIGLKLGAVTFPELLGRRYQSRFIQGFAGALIGLFMPLYAGIVLIGGARFVETTLNINYDVAVLILTVIVAAYVITGGLIAVMYTDALQGALMFLGMALLLAFTYAKLGGVVEAHQALTNMAHLVPESLQAGGHLGWTAMPVFSSPIWWNLVSTLVLGVGIGVLAQPQLAVRFMTVSNDRALNRAVLVGGPFILMMTGVAFTVGALSNVYFFEKLGVISVAAAGGNTDLIIPHYINSAMPDLFVVLFMLTLLAAAMSTMSSQFHTMGTAIGHDFYREFLKKGELGQTINITRIAIAVTILVSVVLAYILPISIIATATAIFFGLCAASFLPMYVGALFWKRMTKEGAIASMLVGAFSSLFWLLFVHAKEAVPFGLSQAIFGKATLLSGTWTVVDPIIVATPLAFLTAIVVSLLTKPIPQKHLENCFGE; the protein is encoded by the coding sequence ATGACTGTCAGCACGCCGGTACTCGGTATTGTTGTTCTTATATATATGATGGTGATCTTCTACCTGGGATGGCTTGGCTACAAAAAAACGCAGATGACAGAAGATTACATGGTTGCTGGCAGGAAGATGAACCCTTATGTGCTGGCGATCTCCTACGGAGCCACCTTCATCAGCACATCGGCCATAGTGGGGTTTGGCGGAGCTGCCGGCGCACTTGGCATGGGCCTTCTGTGGCTTGCTTTGATGAACATTCTGGTAGGCATCTTCCTGGCCTTTGTCATCTTCGGCAAAAGGACCCGGCGTATCGGATTGAAACTGGGCGCCGTTACGTTCCCCGAGCTGCTCGGCAGAAGGTACCAGTCACGCTTCATACAGGGATTCGCAGGAGCTCTGATTGGTCTTTTCATGCCCCTTTATGCAGGCATCGTGCTTATCGGTGGAGCAAGGTTCGTTGAGACCACCCTCAATATCAACTATGACGTTGCTGTTCTTATCCTTACGGTCATAGTCGCTGCGTATGTTATTACAGGCGGCCTTATTGCCGTGATGTACACTGACGCCCTGCAGGGTGCCCTGATGTTCCTGGGAATGGCGTTACTTCTAGCTTTCACCTATGCTAAACTGGGAGGCGTTGTGGAAGCCCACCAGGCGCTCACCAATATGGCACATCTCGTACCTGAGAGCCTGCAGGCAGGAGGACATCTTGGCTGGACGGCCATGCCTGTGTTCAGCTCGCCAATCTGGTGGAACCTTGTGTCAACACTTGTTCTTGGTGTAGGCATCGGTGTGCTGGCCCAGCCGCAGCTTGCCGTCAGGTTCATGACAGTAAGTAACGACAGGGCACTGAATCGTGCAGTGCTGGTGGGAGGGCCGTTCATCCTGATGATGACAGGCGTTGCTTTCACTGTTGGGGCGCTCTCAAATGTATACTTCTTCGAGAAACTCGGCGTAATATCAGTAGCGGCTGCTGGAGGAAATACAGACCTCATCATACCCCATTACATCAATAGCGCCATGCCGGACCTCTTCGTAGTCCTGTTCATGCTTACCCTGCTGGCTGCCGCCATGTCCACGATGAGCTCACAGTTCCATACCATGGGCACTGCCATAGGCCATGATTTCTATCGTGAGTTCCTGAAGAAGGGAGAGCTTGGCCAGACCATCAATATCACCAGAATAGCAATAGCTGTTACTATCCTCGTCAGCGTGGTGCTTGCCTACATCCTGCCCATTAGTATCATAGCAACCGCAACCGCCATATTCTTCGGCCTGTGTGCTGCATCCTTCCTGCCGATGTATGTGGGAGCATTGTTCTGGAAGCGCATGACAAAGGAAGGCGCCATTGCAAGCATGCTTGTGGGAGCTTTCAGCAGCCTGTTCTGGCTGCTGTTCGTACATGCCAAAGAAGCGGTACCCTTCGGGCTCAGCCAGGCCATTTTCGGCAAGGCCACACTGCTAAGCGGCACATGGACAGTGGTGGACCCTATAATAGTCGCCACACCTCTTGCATTCCTGACAGCTATTGTCGTGAGCCTGCTTACAAAACCAATCCCGCAAAAACATCTGGAGAACTGCTTTGGGGAGTAG
- a CDS encoding metal-dependent hydrolase — protein sequence MKNVRLTWLGHSCFEVRSKYTLLIDPFLDSNPAAAVRSTEVEPDFIAVTHGHFDHLGDTVKIAQRTGCTVICIHELSQYLKSRGVRTEGMNIGGTISQGDVNITMTDACHSSSIDESGHTFDGGRAAGFIIRVGDICIYHAGDTGLFRDMQLIGELYKPDVAIVPIGGRYTMDARDAALAVDMLRPKIAIPMHYNTYDRISQDPHIFESHVKKTSGADVIILGAGGYIDLRANECPS from the coding sequence ATGAAAAATGTCCGGCTGACATGGCTTGGTCACTCATGTTTCGAAGTGCGTTCAAAGTATACGCTGCTGATTGACCCTTTTCTTGACAGCAATCCTGCTGCAGCAGTCAGATCCACGGAGGTGGAGCCTGACTTCATCGCCGTTACCCACGGGCATTTCGATCACCTTGGCGATACTGTCAAGATCGCACAACGGACCGGTTGCACTGTGATCTGCATACATGAGCTCTCACAATATCTCAAATCCAGGGGCGTCCGGACAGAAGGAATGAACATTGGCGGCACGATAAGCCAGGGGGATGTCAATATCACAATGACCGACGCCTGCCACTCGTCATCTATCGACGAATCAGGACATACATTTGACGGTGGAAGGGCTGCAGGTTTCATTATCCGCGTGGGGGATATCTGCATCTATCATGCCGGTGACACAGGACTGTTCAGGGATATGCAGCTTATAGGCGAGCTCTATAAGCCCGATGTTGCAATAGTTCCTATTGGGGGCCGGTACACCATGGATGCCCGTGATGCTGCACTTGCTGTGGACATGTTGCGCCCCAAGATTGCAATTCCCATGCATTATAACACATATGATCGCATATCACAGGATCCCCATATTTTTGAGTCACATGTAAAAAAGACATCTGGCGCAGATGTGATTATCCTGGGTGCAGGAGGCTATATTGACCTCAGGGCTAATGAATGCCCGTCTTGA
- a CDS encoding DUF2117 family protein has translation MVSNMDIGIVVHGPDIVDSGMALRIIKLLEGFGTFSAVMAGTIGKTAVLDAHLEELIDIRMSLRPSACIEEFFLTKDAVVLLNHGKTIDNGRIFANMVVSNLRDRDLKPLVHVERPSSGDGEVIPWNVLSVSFAAELSRILGIGLSRVPEIVTPVSIEDQGHRIIRRVFGVHPGENILINGIVVAYALSADVSIVTEDGFVTEINGATIKEHGLEKLHNYEERTPVDITKCWIKSGPLRGNNFSARLYSKKGSSERLTGKGAGNGGMAPSASVRAAIIDHEAERSFELAAGAQVAVTIGDDTTEIAGDILYRLGIPIIGITDGDADGFTHRKHMFPGSLVFRLQPGHDDIVGRKIRTDIFGGNNSEYFSSITELHNKIALLAKDCVKFTRNY, from the coding sequence ATGGTAAGCAATATGGATATAGGCATCGTTGTGCATGGCCCGGATATCGTGGATTCGGGCATGGCGCTGAGAATCATAAAGCTGCTCGAAGGATTCGGCACTTTCAGCGCGGTCATGGCAGGCACCATAGGCAAGACTGCCGTGCTTGATGCCCATCTTGAGGAACTGATAGACATAAGGATGTCACTCAGGCCCAGCGCATGTATAGAGGAATTCTTCCTGACAAAGGATGCAGTCGTTCTGCTGAACCATGGCAAGACCATAGATAACGGGCGCATTTTCGCCAATATGGTTGTCTCGAACCTAAGGGATCGTGACCTTAAGCCACTTGTCCACGTAGAGAGGCCCTCATCCGGAGACGGGGAGGTCATCCCGTGGAACGTATTATCGGTCAGTTTTGCAGCAGAGCTCTCCCGGATACTGGGAATAGGCCTGTCAAGGGTACCGGAAATTGTCACACCTGTCAGCATAGAGGATCAGGGGCACCGCATAATCAGAAGGGTGTTCGGTGTGCATCCAGGAGAGAATATACTCATCAACGGGATCGTTGTTGCCTATGCCCTTTCAGCTGATGTGAGCATAGTCACGGAGGACGGGTTCGTCACGGAGATAAATGGGGCCACGATCAAAGAGCACGGCCTGGAAAAGCTCCATAACTATGAAGAGCGGACTCCCGTTGACATCACCAAATGCTGGATAAAGAGCGGACCCCTCAGGGGAAACAATTTTTCTGCACGCCTTTACAGTAAAAAGGGCTCTTCGGAAAGATTGACCGGGAAAGGCGCCGGTAACGGAGGCATGGCTCCTTCGGCCAGCGTAAGGGCTGCCATCATCGACCATGAGGCCGAACGGTCCTTTGAGCTGGCAGCAGGTGCACAGGTAGCTGTTACCATAGGCGATGATACCACAGAGATCGCCGGGGATATATTGTACCGGCTGGGAATACCTATCATAGGAATAACTGATGGGGACGCTGACGGTTTTACGCACAGGAAACATATGTTCCCGGGTTCTCTGGTCTTCAGGCTCCAGCCGGGACACGATGACATCGTAGGCAGGAAGATAAGAACGGATATATTTGGTGGTAACAACAGCGAGTACTTTTCATCCATAACAGAGCTACATAATAAAATTGCTTTACTAGCCAAGGACTGTGTGAAGTTTACTAGAAATTATTAA
- a CDS encoding transcriptional regulator protein, whose translation MKEYEVKILDDTDYRFIEALKSLGMSRNVATTLTYLSNVQEASSQEIEMSTGLRQPEVSVAMRQMRERSWIDIHNKKAVGKGRPTKIYRLSAPVEDIIKHYERKIIEDTKTTMDAITKLKNITRKA comes from the coding sequence ATGAAAGAATATGAAGTCAAAATACTGGATGACACAGACTACAGGTTCATTGAAGCTTTAAAGAGTCTGGGAATGTCTAGGAACGTTGCCACAACGCTTACCTATCTCTCAAATGTGCAGGAAGCCTCCTCACAGGAAATAGAGATGAGCACCGGACTTCGGCAGCCGGAAGTAAGCGTCGCCATGAGGCAGATGCGCGAAAGAAGCTGGATCGACATCCACAACAAGAAGGCTGTTGGAAAAGGCAGGCCTACAAAGATCTACAGACTTTCCGCACCTGTGGAAGATATTATCAAGCACTATGAGCGCAAGATAATAGAAGATACAAAAACAACGATGGATGCCATTACTAAACTCAAGAACATCACACGTAAGGCGTGA
- a CDS encoding MinD/ParA family ATP-binding protein — MMLSFHSYKGGTGKTTFVGNLGALLSARGEKVCIVDTDVNGPGMHSLFNIRYDMTLVDFLQGTCRPSDVVYRYGNKDLYIVPSKACEEDIVTMFDTPGEARGKILELINTLQREFSIDHFLFDCSPGINRSSLLAMNIADRATIISTIDVQDIRGTYILSSMAEKLGTRTYLLFNRTPADKQKEIDEVVKDFSKKLGIRLLGSMTYDNSVARAWSRKLVMEDEPDCAYCAQLKSIAEKLI; from the coding sequence ATGATGCTGAGTTTTCATTCATACAAGGGAGGCACGGGAAAAACCACCTTTGTTGGAAATCTGGGTGCCCTGTTGTCGGCACGCGGGGAAAAGGTATGCATAGTTGATACAGACGTTAACGGCCCAGGTATGCACTCACTCTTCAACATCAGGTATGACATGACACTTGTTGATTTCCTGCAGGGGACATGCAGGCCATCTGATGTGGTTTACAGGTACGGCAACAAGGATCTTTATATAGTACCTTCGAAGGCATGTGAGGAAGATATTGTCACGATGTTCGATACGCCCGGGGAGGCAAGGGGGAAGATACTTGAGCTTATAAATACCCTCCAACGTGAATTCTCCATCGATCACTTCCTTTTCGATTGCAGCCCCGGAATTAACAGGTCAAGCCTGCTGGCTATGAACATTGCCGACAGGGCTACCATTATCTCGACCATTGATGTGCAGGATATCAGGGGGACCTACATTCTTTCCAGTATGGCGGAAAAGCTTGGGACCAGGACCTACCTGCTTTTCAACAGAACTCCTGCCGACAAGCAGAAGGAGATAGATGAAGTGGTAAAGGATTTCAGCAAAAAGCTTGGCATCAGGCTCCTGGGATCAATGACTTATGATAATTCGGTAGCGCGTGCCTGGTCACGTAAGCTCGTAATGGAGGATGAACCGGACTGTGCCTATTGTGCGCAGTTGAAGTCAATTGCAGAAAAACTGATATGA
- a CDS encoding RAD55 family ATPase, protein MRSSAFVKGLDDILCGGFILPSNILIAGSAGSGKTNLCLQSLFNASKVGERCAYISLLSGSREKIILTTRQLGFFDQEVLASGMLAIHSINTDIIAKGDFSVFEYITEQVLSTSPTRVVIDTVTTLEAIGSTFEEREFRGCELRAFVHNLFQEFEDRGILLMVTGEIPHGSITVSPWSYMVDTILSLERNTTLHGLERHLEVIKMRGSDFIPGRHPFVIGPEGIEILKK, encoded by the coding sequence ATGCGAAGTTCAGCTTTCGTAAAAGGACTTGACGATATCCTCTGCGGAGGATTCATCCTGCCTTCAAACATCCTTATTGCAGGGTCCGCAGGCTCAGGTAAGACTAATCTCTGCCTTCAGTCACTTTTCAATGCATCTAAAGTAGGAGAGAGATGCGCCTACATATCACTCCTGTCAGGATCCAGGGAAAAGATAATCCTGACCACGCGCCAGCTGGGCTTTTTCGATCAGGAGGTACTTGCTTCCGGAATGCTGGCCATACACTCCATCAACACGGATATCATTGCCAAAGGGGACTTCTCCGTTTTTGAATATATCACCGAGCAGGTGCTGAGCACTTCTCCCACAAGAGTGGTGATAGACACGGTCACAACCCTGGAAGCAATAGGCAGCACTTTCGAGGAAAGAGAGTTCAGGGGATGTGAGTTAAGGGCTTTCGTGCACAACCTGTTCCAGGAATTTGAAGACCGGGGCATATTGCTAATGGTCACAGGAGAAATACCACACGGGTCCATTACTGTTAGCCCATGGTCATATATGGTGGACACTATCCTGTCCCTTGAAAGGAACACAACTCTCCACGGGCTTGAGAGACATCTGGAAGTCATTAAGATGCGCGGCAGTGACTTTATACCGGGCAGGCATCCTTTTGTGATAGGTCCGGAAGGGATCGAGATCCTGAAAAAGTGA
- a CDS encoding GNAT family N-acetyltransferase: protein MKERYGKMCVKGISVLHRAGTVSYGLLESEEALEGLRIEVGQSGAPGFNYFHNNFGMPYDFLMRSSVSSGHPLFVSFDTCGRMLGFARFEKVSDNLEKIHRGKKSLVRHSVHLLRSIEVHPSFRNMGVGRLLFAIAAGHLYSNVVTKPDNPGAARFFRQRLMFDTICDTDCTVSLRYRDHLILPYPKARLLLRQLAGNYPRMVMPELIDSYESLRFRSNMGKSIPRDDIVTFERYLTTSRHLLDRKLSEEIEQFLETLCA from the coding sequence GTGAAAGAACGGTACGGGAAAATGTGTGTAAAGGGGATCAGCGTATTGCACAGGGCCGGTACTGTGTCGTACGGTCTGCTGGAGTCCGAGGAAGCCCTTGAAGGCCTCAGGATAGAGGTAGGCCAGTCAGGAGCGCCGGGTTTCAATTATTTCCATAACAATTTTGGTATGCCTTATGACTTCCTGATGAGGTCTTCTGTCTCCTCAGGTCACCCGCTTTTCGTTTCCTTTGATACGTGCGGCCGGATGCTTGGGTTTGCAAGATTCGAGAAGGTATCTGATAATCTTGAAAAAATTCACAGGGGGAAAAAGAGTCTTGTCAGGCACTCTGTTCATCTGTTGCGCAGCATTGAGGTGCATCCTTCGTTCAGGAACATGGGTGTGGGCAGGCTGCTCTTTGCCATTGCTGCCGGACATTTATATTCAAATGTGGTAACAAAACCTGATAACCCAGGAGCTGCCCGTTTCTTCAGGCAGAGGCTCATGTTTGACACTATATGCGATACTGACTGTACAGTGTCACTTCGCTACAGGGACCATCTGATACTGCCATATCCGAAAGCCAGGCTTCTTCTGAGGCAGCTTGCCGGGAACTATCCGCGTATGGTCATGCCCGAGCTGATAGATTCCTATGAGTCCCTCAGGTTCAGATCAAATATGGGTAAGTCCATCCCAAGGGATGACATCGTTACTTTTGAGCGATACCTGACCACTTCAAGACACCTGCTGGACAGGAAACTTTCAGAAGAGATAGAGCAATTTCTGGAAACTCTGTGTGCATGA